Proteins found in one Rhodothermales bacterium genomic segment:
- a CDS encoding DUF1820 family protein, which translates to MSKSQLFRVVFMSQGQVYEVYARSVGHGELFGFVEVEELVFGERTTIVVDPSEEKIKSEFENVRRTYLPMHSIIRIDEVDKQGPSKISKLEGGNVAQFPLPGYTPGDTNK; encoded by the coding sequence ATGAGCAAATCGCAACTTTTCAGGGTCGTCTTCATGAGCCAGGGACAGGTCTACGAGGTCTATGCCCGATCCGTCGGTCATGGCGAGCTGTTTGGCTTCGTCGAGGTCGAGGAACTGGTTTTCGGAGAGCGAACGACGATCGTGGTCGACCCGTCCGAGGAAAAGATCAAATCCGAGTTCGAGAATGTGCGACGGACTTACCTGCCCATGCATTCGATAATCCGTATCGATGAGGTTGATAAGCAGGGGCCGAGCAAGATCAGCAAACTCGAGGGGGGCAACGTGGCGCAGTTTCCGTTGCCCGGCTACACGCCGGGGGACACCAACAAGTAG